CGCGGTCGATGTCGATGCGGCTCACCGAGAACTGCGGGTTCTCGGCGGTCGCGATGACCGTCATCAGGTAGCGGTCCTCGGCCGGGGAGACATGGCGGTGGGTCTTCTGCCACGGCTGGCCGGTGGGTACGAACACCACCTCGTCCAGGTGGAACTGCGCGGCGACCTCGCTGGCCGCCACGAGGTGCCCGTGGTGGATCGGGTCGAACGTTCCGCCCATGACGCCGAGGCGGCGCTTGCCGGGGTTCGACGGGCCGTTCACCGGGCGGGTCTCGGTGCCGCTCGCGCGGCGGGCCGTGGTGCCCCTCGCGATGTCCGTCGCCGGACCGGTAGGCATGTCCTGCTCTCCCATGCGTGCAGACCCTACCGGCCCGGCCTGAGCGCTCCGTTCGACGGATGCCCGGGTTGTCCCGGTACCGGGCGGTGCGGGATTCAGCGGTCGCGGTTGAAGCGGGTGGTGATCCACAGCAGGAGCAGCAGGACGACAAGGGCGCCGCCGCCGGTGATCGCGGGGTTGAGGCTCTCGTGGTTGCCGCCCTCGGCTTCGGCGAGGGTGACCAGGTGGGCAGCGGTGGTGTGGAGGCTCATCTTCGGCAGGACCTATCGTCGGGGTTCCCCCGCTCGAACGGAGTCGAGAGACGGGGGAGGGCGGGATAAGACGTCGGCCCATGGTAAGCGGGGGCCGTGTCGGCGATCACGCCGACTCCGCCGTCGGGGAACCCTGGGCGGCCCTCAGTCGTCTTTCCGCTTGTAGCCCCGCAGCAGGAACCACCCGGTGAACGCACAACCCAGGATCATCACCACCAGCACGACCCGGAGCAGGTAGCCCGATCCCTGGTGCTGGGGGGCGCTGGCGGCCGCGGCGAGCCAGGCGGCTGCTGGGATGTGCTCCATGGTGCGGGACTCTCCTTCGGTGTGGTGCCCGTCCACGGTAACTCCGCCTAGGCTGGGCCTTGCTTCGGGGGCGCAAAGGGCCGCACAAGGGTCCGCAAAGGGCCACTCACACGCACATGGGGGAAGACATGTCCGACGACGGCCACGAGCACAACGGGCACGAGCACGTACCGAGCAGGCAGCGCCGGCGCTTCCCGGGGATCTCCTCGCGTGCGTACGAGCACCCGGCCGACCGCAGCGCGCTCGTGGCGCTGCGCAAGCTGAGCGGGTTCGACACGGTCTTCAAGGCCCTCAGCGGCCTGCTGCCCGAGCGCAGCCTGCGGCTGCTGTTCCTCTCGGACTCGGTGCGGGTGTCCGACGAGCAGTTCGCCCACCTCAACGACATGCTGCGGGACGCCTGTTACATCCTGGACCTGGAGAAGGTCCCGCCGATGTACGTCAACCAGGACCCGCAGCCGAACGCGATGTGCATCGGCCTGGACGAGCCGATCATCGTCGTCACCACCGGGCTCGTCGAGCTGCTCGACGAGGAGGAGATGCGGGCGGTCATCGGCCACGAGGTGGGCCACGCCCTGTCCGGGCACTCGGTGTACCGCACGATCCTGCTGTTCCTGACGAACCTGGCGATCCGGGTCGCCTGGATCCCGCTGGGCACGCTCGCGATCATGGCGATCGTGACGGCGCTGCGCGAGTGGTTCCGCAAGTCGGAGCTGTCGGCCGACCGGGCGGGGCTGCTGGTCGGGCAGGACCTGCGGGCGTCGATGCGCGGCCTGATGAAGATCGCGGGCGGCAACCACCTGCACGAGATGAACGTGGACGCGTTCCTGAAGCAGGCCGAGGAGTACGAGTCGGGCGGCGACCTGCGCGACTCGGTGCTGAAGATCCTGAACCTGCTGCCGCGCTCCCACCCCTTCACCACCCTCCGGGCGGCGGAGCTGAAGAAGTGGTCCGAGAGCCGGGACTACCAGCGGATCATGGACGGCCACTACCCGCGGCGCAGCGAGGACAAGGACACCTCGGTCTCGGACTCGTTCCGTGAGTCGGCGGCCAGCTACGCCGGCAATGTGAAGAGCTCCAAGGACCCGCTGATGAAGCTCGTCAGCGACATCGCCGGCGGGGCCGGGGGCCTCGGCGGCCGGGTGCGGCGCGGCTTCGACGGTTTCACGAGCTCGGCACCGGGCGAGGAGCGGCCGCCGCGGGACGAGCCGCCCACGGACGCTCCGCCGCGCACCGAGGACTGACCGGCGCCGGGCACCCCGCGCCCTGTCACACCTTCGGCTGCGCCCCGGCGGCCAGCGTCCCGCACAGCGCCGTGGTGCCGCCCGTCGCGTACGGGTCGGTGCCCGCGGGGCCGCCCGACCTGGCCGTCTGGCCGGCCAGCAGCGGGTGGAAGTGGTTGGTGGAGTCCTCGGCGCAGGACAGCGGGCCGGCCTGGACGTAGGAGACGACGAGCTGTGCCTGGTGCAGGCGCAGGTCGTCGCGGTCGAAGCGGAAGTGCAGCTCGCGCCGGACGGTGAACAGGGAGGCCGGGGCGTTCGCGGCGGAGCCGGTCGGCTTCAGCGCGTACACGAAGGTGTGGTCCGCGCTGACCTCCAGGGTGGCGGAGTCGGTCTCGGCGGCCTCCATGGAGCCCTGGACGCGGATCCTGCGGTCCGCGAGTTCGGCGCGGGTCTGGTCGAAGCGAACCAGCCAACCGGTGGGCTGATGGCGCCCGTCGGCGGTCGGGCGGGCGAAACTCTGGTCGAACTGGTCGAGTTGGGCGCCGTCGAGCATGACGCGCACGGCGCGCACGTCCTGACTGCCGATCACCTCGGGGTAGAGCGAGGAGCGGACGATGTAGTCCTTGGCCGTGGTCAGGGCGGCCACCACCTGGCTGTCGGAGAAGTGCGCGGTGCGCCGGGCGGCGGGAAGCGGTATGCCCTCGGCGCCGATGCGGAACTGCGCGGCGGGGCTGTGCTCGTACAGGTACTCGGCGTCGGCCTTCCCGGGCACCTTGCCCTGTGGGGTGAGCGGGATGACGGTCATCCGCAGGGGTTCGACGGGCCGGCGGGCGACGGAGGCCTGGTAGGGGTGGCGTACGCCCATGTAGATCGCCGTGCCGAAGGCGACGGCGATCAGCAGGACCAGGATCAGTGCCTGCCGGGACAGGCCCCGGTGCAGGGGCGGGCGGCGGCGTACGGCGGGGGCGTGGTCGGCCATGCGCTCGTGCGCCGAGTACTCCTGGAGGCGGGCAGCGCGGACGAACGACTCGTCGAAGACGACGGATCGGTACTCGTCCTCTGCACCTCCGGGGCCGCCCTCGGGTGTCCCCTCAGGTGGGTCTCCAGGCCCGCCCATACATTCAGGGTAGGTCTCCGGACGCTCCGGTAAACGCCCTGGTACACGACAAGTTCTGACAGGTTCTCACCAGGACCGGAGCCGTGCGTGGCCGGATCGCCAGGGGCCCCCGCTCAGGGGGTGCGCGGGATGACCGGTATGGCCGGCTGGGAGGTCTCGGCGGAGGCGGAGGGCGGAGGCGCGCTGCCCTGCTCCAGGCCGGTCGACGCGGGCGGTGGAACCTGGTCCCGGCTGCTGGAGGAAGCGCCCCGGTAGACGGCCGTGAAGGCCAGCGCGACCATGCCGATCCCCATGACGAGGGCGAGCATCCAGGCGACCGGGCGGTGCCAGCGGACCTGCTTGCCGTAGGGGCCGGAGGTGCCGTAGCGGCCCTCGAGGACGTCGGTGTCGTCCAGGTCGTCGAGCTCTGGATCATGGCCGAATCCGGAGGGTCGGTATCCCTCCTCGTACCGCTCGCCCCGTCCGTGGGCCCGGCGGGCCTCCGCCTCGGAGGCCTCGGCTCTCGCCTGGGCTGCGGCCAGGAGGCGCTCGACGGCGGTCGGCTCGTGCACCACGGCCGCCCGTACGAAGGCCTCGTCGAAGACCACGGAGGCGAACTCTTCGTCCGACACCCCGCGGTCGTGGTCGTCGTCGGGCTCCCAGCCGTCAGGGAACGGCGTGCCCCCCACGTCCTCCGGCACGGATC
Above is a genomic segment from Streptomyces sp. SLBN-31 containing:
- the nadD gene encoding nicotinate-nucleotide adenylyltransferase — protein: MGEQDMPTGPATDIARGTTARRASGTETRPVNGPSNPGKRRLGVMGGTFDPIHHGHLVAASEVAAQFHLDEVVFVPTGQPWQKTHRHVSPAEDRYLMTVIATAENPQFSVSRIDIDRGGPTYTVDTLRDLRALNPDTDLFFITGADALGQILTWRDSEELFSLAHFIGCTRPGHHLTDHGLPEGGVSLVEVPALAISSTDCRARVAKGDPIWYMVPDGVVRYIHKRELYRGE
- a CDS encoding M48 family metallopeptidase, with amino-acid sequence MSDDGHEHNGHEHVPSRQRRRFPGISSRAYEHPADRSALVALRKLSGFDTVFKALSGLLPERSLRLLFLSDSVRVSDEQFAHLNDMLRDACYILDLEKVPPMYVNQDPQPNAMCIGLDEPIIVVTTGLVELLDEEEMRAVIGHEVGHALSGHSVYRTILLFLTNLAIRVAWIPLGTLAIMAIVTALREWFRKSELSADRAGLLVGQDLRASMRGLMKIAGGNHLHEMNVDAFLKQAEEYESGGDLRDSVLKILNLLPRSHPFTTLRAAELKKWSESRDYQRIMDGHYPRRSEDKDTSVSDSFRESAASYAGNVKSSKDPLMKLVSDIAGGAGGLGGRVRRGFDGFTSSAPGEERPPRDEPPTDAPPRTED